CATGCCAACACGTCTCAGCTTTGTTCTatttctgctgcaggactcAGTCATGGTCTTTATAAAGCAggtgaggacacacacacacagagacagagaggaatgCTGCTGGAACTTTCCGGCAGAGGCGGCGGCGGTGGGCGTGGTTGTGGTCGGAGCATATAAACAGCCGGGACACAGGACATCAGGCATCCAGACAGACAACCTCCAAACTGAAGCAACTGATCTGCTCTGAAACCTCCTTCACCAGGATGTTGTGTCCCAGCGTCTTCCAGTCATCCCCCGTCACCATGAGGCCTTTCCTGGACCTGCACTGGCCCGTCCGCAGCCTGTGGCCCGAGACCCGGCCGCTCTTCTACCAGATAGAACAGGAGATGATCCGCCACATGCAGGAGATGAGGCAGAACATGGAGTACATGGAGAGGCTGCACCAGAAGATCTTCGATGAGATCGaccacacctcctcctcctcctccacggcGGTCTTCAAGCCCATCACCTTCCAGGAGCTGGGGAGGGACGGCAGCAGCTTCGCCCTCAGCCTGGACACCAAGGAGTTCTCCCCAGAGGAGCTGTCGGTCAAACAAGTGGGCCGGAAACTGAGGGTGAGCGGCAAGACGGAGAAGAAGCAGGACGACGGGAAGGGCTCCTACTCCTACAGGTGTCAGGAGTTCAGGCAGGAGTTCGACCTGCCAGACGGCGTTGACCCCGAAACTGTCACCTGTTCGCTGGTGGGTGGCCGGCTGCAGATCCAGGCGCCCAGGGAGAGACCCGCTAATGACGGAAAGGAGAGGATCGTCCCCATCAGCGTCACCTCCACCCCggccatcaccaccaccacctcctcctccagcggGGGGCCGGAGGGCACCTGCACCTCCCCCTCAGAGAGCAGCCCTgctgacaaaaactgaaaacagactgATCTTTGTTGTGTGGTTTTACTGGACGTGACGGATGGAGATGTTCTCAGCCTGCACTTTGATTTTTAACTGTTTCTAATAAACTCTTCACATTATGTTTCAAGTGTCTGAgaatttctaaatgttttcccttttaaatctcctctaataacacactttaatagacttgcttttatgtgaggttctgctttatttagttttagtgtttaattctgtattatgtcctgtttattttagatgttctctcgttttattttactttaagctGCCTgtttctttggtgtgatgtcatctctctaattctttaattctctaagttttctgatttttaattttaaccttCAATTTTATTCTTTAACTTTTAATTTGCCTAGTTCCGTTGTTTGATATGAgtgctaatctagctaattattcatttaatttattatcatttttactatttattttaattgactgaTCTCTTGCTTGgttgtctgtgttgcatgttttgactgtcaaagTGCTTTGTGAATGCTGTTCTTAAGGGTCctatagaaataaagttattatttttattattattgaactTCTGAAATAGTTTCTTAAAATCGCAAAAGCACAGAGGGAAGCATCACAGCAATTCCTAACATCATGTtggatttaaaattattttataccTTTTGGATTTCTTTGTCTTAGGTTCATGAATAAATTACAACTAACTGTTAATAATAACAAGTATATTTAATGACCCACTTCAGAAACTGTTCATGTTTATGTTAATACTTGTTTTACTACTAACCTGACATCTTTCTTACTGTTCTGCATATCTTCACTAACATTTAAGAGTAAGTTGTTAGTTGGCGATGCAAATTAATTcacatgtacaacatttattcaaataaaaatgttacttATTGTCCGGTtgtgattttttcttttacctaATTAACATTATTTTCAGGTAGGACTTTTTCTCACATAATTTTGTTATATTACTCTTACCTTATGACTTATTTGCTCAGAAATTTGTTATATTATTTTCACGTCACAACTTGTTTCCTTTATGAGTTAAACATTTTTCTCATACcttttgttttacattattcTTGATGTTATGACTTTGTTTCTTTATGAAACTGCTGCATTATTTTTATGGTGTGACTTTTTCTCCCTCACAAATTTTTCAACCTAATCTCATGTTACTGTTTTTCCCTCatgaaaattttaatttttatgttactatgctttttaaaaaaattcttatGCCAACTTTTCTCACTTTTAAACAGCAACAAGATAACATATTTCCAGTCTGGTTTTAGAAGCTGCTGCCAAGCTGAGACAAATGATCTCATTGGCACCTTGGACAGGAAACAGCATTGTGCTGCCttattggttgatttttcaaCAGTGTTTGATTCAGTGGATCATGAACTACTTCTAGACAAACTCAGATATGCTGGTTTTGGTTCCAAGGCTCacaaatggttaaaaaaatgagttaacAGGTAGAACTCAGTGTGTCCAATCAGAGCCACAAATCAGGCCTTCCTGAGTTAACAAAAGGTGTGTCCCAAGGTTCCATTTTGGTAAAGACATTCAAGCCAATGTGCATctgtatgcagatgacacaatcATCTATACATCTGCTCCTTCTGCTGCCCAGGTGATAAAAGAACTTCAGACTGCATTCCAGTTATTATAAAGAGCTTTAGAGGatctaaaatttattttaaacacCCAGAAAACAAAGCTTATGATTTTATCAAAGGATCATTTACAAAACTTTCACAATCTAACCATTTTTACATCTGATTGTAAACTGACTGACAGGGTGTCCTCCTATAAGTATTTGGGAATATGGATTGATAAATGTACATATCTCTAATTTAGTTGAGAAACTCAAATTGAAGATTggacttcattttaaaaataaagcatgcCATATTCTctgcaaagaaaaaacttgTGAAAACTGCCTTTCTATGTGTGATTTATTATGGTGATCTACTGTACAGACATGCAGCCTCCTTCACCTTAGAGAAACTTGATTCAGTGTAACGTGTCGCTCCATTTCATTTCAGATGCAAAATCTCTCACTCACCACTATTATTTATGATTTGGTTGGCTGGACATCACTAAGCATTCGTAGACAACAAAACTGGTACATGTTCATTTATAAAGCTCTGCTAGGCAAACTCCCAGAATATTTCAGCACCCTTCTCACTTTCAGGTTTAGCAGTTATCATCTGCGCACCTCTAAGTGGTTGCTTTTGAATGTTCTCTGGGTTCTAAAAGACTTTGAGAAAGCAGCATTCTCCCATCATGCACT
This genomic stretch from Acanthochromis polyacanthus isolate Apoly-LR-REF ecotype Palm Island chromosome 17, KAUST_Apoly_ChrSc, whole genome shotgun sequence harbors:
- the LOC110949897 gene encoding heat shock protein beta-11-like, translating into MLCPSVFQSSPVTMRPFLDLHWPVRSLWPETRPLFYQIEQEMIRHMQEMRQNMEYMERLHQKIFDEIDHTSSSSSTAVFKPITFQELGRDGSSFALSLDTKEFSPEELSVKQVGRKLRVSGKTEKKQDDGKGSYSYRCQEFRQEFDLPDGVDPETVTCSLVGGRLQIQAPRERPANDGKERIVPISVTSTPAITTTTSSSSGGPEGTCTSPSESSPADKN